tcttagatgcaaatcttagccgtccaaggtcgccaaacaacgcatggtaacctttggcccaacgccaaaaccctagtttggccgcgcctaaaccacgccaaggcatgccaaccatgccacatgtgccaatggcatcccgcgccatccaccttgccgcgcctaagccatgccatgccggccttcccttcacggctgccaaaacgaaggcgtgcgataatcaacgaccacccttccatcttagatgcaaatctcagccgtccaaggtcaccaaccaacacatggtaaactttggcccaacgccaaaaacctagttttggtcacgcccaaaccgcgccaaggcatgccggccatgccacatgtgccaatggcatgccagccaccttgtcgcgccataccatgctggccttccctatgcggttaccaaaacaaaggcttgcgacgatcaatgaccatccttccatctaagatgaaaatcttagccgtataaggtcgccaaccaacgcatggtaacctttggcccaaaaccctagttttggtcacgcccaaaccgcgccaaggcatgccggccatgccacatgtgccaatggcatgccatccaccttgccgcaccatacgatgccggccttccatatgcgattaccaaaacaaaggctggcgacgatcaacggccatccttacatctaagatgcaaatcttagccgtccaatgtcgccaaccaacgcatggtaacctttgtcccaacgccaaaacctttgttttggccacgcccaaaccacgccaaggtatgccatccatgccacatgtgccaatggcatgcaaaccacctTGCCACGTCATACCattccgtccttccctatgcggataccaaaacaaaggcttgcggaaatcaacggccacttttccatATAAGACgcagatcttaaccgtccaaggttaccagctaacgcatggaaacctttggcccgacgccaagccctagtttggtcgcgcccaaacaaagacaaaaccctaacttttggacgcgcctaaactaggccatattaaagacgtaccggccatgctttcatgccactggctaccaaacgaagggttgcaataatcaatggatacccttcctctcaagatgcaaaatctcgaccatcgaaggtcaccaccgagccggcaagtctcccaagctcaacttgctgaacaacaacatgctaaatgttttccacgaaaacactcgagacatcaacacatgtcacaaactgggggatgctcattggttattggtttggcggtttacagcgtggggCACACATTACGCACGTTAtaagatagtgtcataaggatgaggcggttagtaaatacagggagtaatggtgaaacgcttttttttatggaacatcaattccaggcgttaccggttaccacctcctcccatttactcatccgttttccatttcttacgagaccagagtatgtttcacttcgacttgtataaataggtcttacctatttccaccgaacaacaagttcaggtcaggaggatacaacactcagaaaatatttgctagctttccatctgttagcttcccattttctgatacaagtcgtgaaacaactactcttccagaatcaactattctggtctcaacactgtcttcgcttccctccccaaaaccaacccttctccttcactttgtgaccgaagcaagtctggaacggccatttcttggtttaggccggatttgtacaaattgatctctcgagtctaaagtacttccttgcagtacattgtttagggtttaaactcgtttctcacccacacacccgaaattaccaaaatcaacagaaatcgttttcaccctcaaacacagacaccgaaaattttattaatgaggaaaccgcaaatgcataaaaacctcgggatttagtccagatttgaacaccgcactgtattaatccgccacaaacactagcctactccaagttaacttcggactagaatgtagttgatccctaatcaatctcacactgatcaaggtacaattacgctcattacgtctctgaatcccagcaggaatttATGCACTTGATtactttagatgatctcacccacaactaagagttgctacgacccaatgtcgaagacttgataaaccaatctgtctcacacagaaaagtctattgtatagataaatctatctcccacaaataaacctatgagttttgttccgtcttttgataaatcaaggtgaacaggaaccaattgatataccggacttatattcccgaagaacaacctagaaatatcaatcacctcataataatcttaatcgtatggtagcgaaacaagatattgtggaatcacaaacaatgagacgaagatatttacgACTACTTTTTAACTTTCCTATcgaagaataaatctcgagccaatcttggagaagatagtactcaatacgatagaagatgcaatatcagatcacgcaactacaaagaaaatagttgggtctggcttcacaatcccaatgaagtctttaagtcgttaacctagagggttttgtgaaaaacctaaggttaaagaagaatcgactctagtcgcaactagtatcacacaggaggtgtggggattaggtttcccagttgctagagttactcctttatatagtcttcaaatcagggtttgaaatcaatgttaccttggaaacaaagcatttaatattcaccgttagatgaaaactgattagactcaagctaatatctttcaaccgttagatcgaacttagcttgtttcacacaaatgaaatataccttcatttagatatgggtaaccatacctaaacgtgtatattgagttggctcaataacatttaaccgaagttagccatatgaacacttttgtcttaaccacattcatctaacacttctaaattaactatgatgatcaatcaatcatgaaagataatcaaatgaatctaattgtattccacatagagttgttcaattgttcactatttcacagaaatatatatgaactacttgaatcaaaatcggattgatttgtAAGAATCCATTCATGAACTttaagtcacggtttgcaaagattgcattccttaatttataaatgtatttgttcatgagtatgaaaaacataactaaccgattttagaactttaaccactaagtttgcaaacagttatgcaaactatagcttccggactttggtcttgtccagccgtttgcaaacggcTATGCAAACAACAGTCCCGAacctaactcaggtaaaaccgttcgcatactagtatgcaaacaaggttcccgaacttaacagttaaaaccgtttgcatactaggtatgcaaacaagtttcccggacctgaatcataccaaaacagtttgcatactaggtacacatactgtgttgtatccagaaaaagatttttgttctaaactcccatttcaatcattgaaacatccttagaagacgaaaatagctatctcacacaaactgttagcttataagtaattttcaagtaatcgaatgatcaaCATGAAACTTTTctagtcgacatcaaatgattgtctcatataaatcatgtaagatgttgcaaagacactagcctactccaagttaatttcggactagaatgtagttgatccttaatcaatcccacactgatcaaggtaaagttacgctcattacgtctctgaatcccagcaggactctacgcacttgattcccttagatgatctcacccacaactaagagttgctatgacccaaagtcaaagacttgataaaccaatctgtctcacacagaaaaatctattgtatagataaatttgtctcccacaaataaacctatgagttgtgttccgtcttttgataaattaatgtgaataggaaccaattgatataccggacttatattcccgaagaacaacctagaaatatcaatcacctcataataatcttaaacgtatggtagcgaaacaagatattgtggaatcacaaacgatgagacgaagatatttgtgactactttttatcttgcctatcggagaataaatctcgagccaatcttagagaagatagtactcaatacgatagaagatgcaagatcagatcacacaactacaaagaaaatagtttggtctggcttcacaatcccaatgatgtctttaagtcgttaacatacagggttccgtgaaaaacctaaggttaaaggagaatcgactctaccgcaactagtatcacagaggaggtgtggggattcggtttcctagttgctagagttctcctttatatagtctgcaaatcagggtttgcaatcaatgttaccttggtaacaaagcattcaatattcactgttagatgaaaacctgattagactcaagctaatatctttcaaccgttagatcgaacttagcttgttacacacaaataaatataccttcatttagatatgggtaaccgtacctaaacgtgtatattgagttggctcattaacaattaaccgaagttagccatatgaacacttttgtcttaaccacattcatctaacacttcttgatcaactatgatgatcaatcaatcatgaaagataatcaaatgaatctaattgtgttccacatagagttgttcaattgttcactatttcacagaaatatatatgaaccacttgaatcaaaatcggattgattcgtaagaatccattcatgaacattaagccacggtttgcaaagattgcattccttaattcataaatgtatttgttcatgagtatgaaaaacataattaaccgattttagaactttaaccactaagtttgcaaacagttacgcaaactatagcttccggactttggtcttgtccagccgtcaaacgggtatgcaaacagcaGTCCCGAacctaactcaggtaaaaccgttcgcatactagtatgcaaacaaggttcccgaactttaacagttaaaactgttTGCATGCTAGGTATGCAAactaggttcccggacctgaatcataccaaatagtttgcatactaggtacacatactgtgttgtatccagaaaaaggtttttgttctaaactcccatttcaatcattgaaacatccttaaaagacgacaatagctgcctcacacaaactattagcttataagtattttcaagtgatcgaatgatcaatatgaaacttttctagtcgacatcaaatgattgtctcatacaaatcatgtaagatgtttcaaggcaatttccacatgatcatcttttgacttattatttagtttccaacaaatatattgtttccaactaaactcgtcaaaaatatgatgaacatagctaaagcaaaattcctccaatacatatttcgagtaatagataaccgagttaaaatcggctctaaatatcaaatgtgtataatataaaagtctatatagctacgtgacttagtctcattaggagatagaataaaatagacttctgagtgatagataagttttagtctccacatatcttttgttgatgaagttcctccaagctctcctcagtagatctccgtcttcaatcgatgaacaccgtgaagtctaaagctcaaatacacattcTATCCCAATCCgatacatatctataagtagactagaaatcaagactatagttttgataaactaaatttgacaaacaagcttgagatagaaacgcttgcgagttagaccgagcagtgctctaacagaagttGAAGATGGTATAGCAGAGGTCTTAGAAGAGTTTGCAGACACAATACCTGCAGAACCGCCTAAGTCGCTACCACCACGGCGTAGGATTGATCATATGATTGTCTTGGTGCCAGGGGCAAGGCCGTATGCACAAGCACCATATCGTATGTCACCATTAAAAATCGAGGAAATGCGCAAGCAGATTTCTGAAATGCTGGAGGCAGGTTATATACAACCGTTTAAAGCTCCATTTGGTGCTCCGGTTCTGTTCCAAAAGAAGCAAGATGGCTCGCTTCGTATGTATGTGGACTACGGATTTGAATAAGCTAACTGTGAAGAACAAGTACCCAATTCCTCTAGTGGCTGACTTGTTTGACAGATTAGCTAAGGCCAAGTTCTCCACTAAGTTGGATTTGCGCTCAGGTTACTACCAAGTGCGCATGGCAGAAGGAGATGAACCACAGACTGCAATGGTAACCAGATATAGCTCGTATAAGTATTGTATAATACCATTCGGCTTGACAAATGCTCCTGCAAATTTTTGCAACCTGATGAATGATGTGTTTGCGGAGTATATTGACCGCTTTGTAGTAGTATACTTGGACAACATAGTTATTTATAGTGAGACTTTGGAAGAGCATGCGATGCATCTTCGCAAAGTGTTTGCAAAACTTAAGGAGGCAAGTTTGTATGTGAATAAGGAAAAGTTTGAGTTTGCCCAGACCACAATAACTTTCCTTGGCCATGTGATATCGCAAGGGTGCATGCATATGGACCAGAAAAAGGTAGATGCCATTATGGATTAGCCTGAGCCAAAGAAGCTAGGAGAGCTTCTTTTTTTCTTGGGTTTGGCTAACTATTACTGGCGCTTTACAGTTGGATATTCAAATAAAGTAGACCCATTGACAGATTTGTTGAGGAATGACAAATCATGGGCATGGACTGACGAGTGTCAACGGTCATTCGATGCATTAAAGGAAGCGGTCTCGACATAACCGGTTCTTTGCTTGCCTAGCTTCGATATACCATTTGAAGTGCACGCTGATGCTTCAGACAGGGCACTGGGGGAGTCTTGGTGCAATATGGCCATCTGGTAGCTTATGAGAGTCGTAAGCTAAACGACGCTGAAGGGAGATACATTGTACGTGAGAAACAGATGTTGGCAGTGATACATTGCTTAAGAACATGACATCATTATCTGTTGGGAACTTCTTTCATCATAAGGACGGATAATGCGGCCATTACGTTCTTTTCCATCCAGAAGAAACTTTCGCCAAAAAAAGAAAGGTGGCTTGACTTTTTGAGCGAGTTCGACTAGAAGTTAAAGCATAAGCCAGGAAGTCTTAATTCTGTACCAGATGCGTTATGCAGAAAGTTGGTAAGTTGGTGGCAGAATATGTTGCGGTATTGACCATGATTGAGGCAGAGTTATTGCCTCGAATCAAAGAAGAGACGAAGAATGATTAGGCATCTGGCGCCTGACTAAGCATATATGTGACGGGATCGTTCGTTGATATTGGATAGATGATGGAGTCACCTATGTCAAAAGATGAAGAATTTATGTACCCAATTCAGGTGGATTGAGAAGGGAACTCTCGCGAGGGACGCGTGATTCTATTTGGGCTGGTCATCCAGGCATGGAATAAACTCATGCTTTGATAGATCGTTCATATTAGTGGCCTAAGATGGAAGAAGGTGTTGATTTATATATGAATACATGCTTAGTGTGTCAACTAGATAAGACGGGAAGGAGGAACGTAGCAGGATTGCTACAACCTTTACCGATTCCAGACAAGCCATGAAAATGCTTGTCGATGGATTTTATCAATGGGCTGCCAAAGGTGCAAGGCTTTAGCTCGATAATGGTCGTCGTTGATCGCTTTTCGAAGTATGCTATATCCCTTCCCTGTCCCCATTCTTGTAATGCAGACGTTGCAGCGGATCTGTTCTTCAAGAATGTAGTGAAATATTGGGGACTTCCTCAAGATATTGTGAGTGGTAGAGACTCACGGTTTATAGGCAGGTTTTGGACTGCCTTGTTCGAATCACTTGGGCATGAACTAAAGTTTTCTACTAGCAATCACCCCCAAACCGATGGTCAGACGGAGAGGATAAATGCATTGCTAGAAGATTACTCACATCATTATGTGACGGCAAGCCAGGGATATTGGGTGGAGTTGATGGACACGGGGCAATTTTTTTATAATTTGCACAAGAGTTCATCAACGGAGTTGAGTCCTTTTGAGTGAGCAACAGGTCAACAACCATTAACCCCTCATGAGGTGCCGAAGGATAAGAAGCAAGGATCCTGTCCAGCAGCATATCACTATGCAAGGTCTAAAACGGAGATGATTGATCAAGCACTTGACAGTTTATCCAAGGCGCAGAGAAGGATGAAGAAATATGTTGATTTACATCGCAgagatgtgaaatttgaggtggGAGATATGGTGTTGTGGAAGCTAACACCCCATATTTAGAAGAATATTTCTAGCAAGACAGTGCGGGCCTAATTCCAATATATGATGGTCCTTTTGAAGTGATGAAAAGAGTTGGTAAGGTGTCTTACAGTCTCGTTTTTCCGGAACGATTAAAAGTGCACCCTGCTTTTCATGTCAGCTTCTTGAAAAAGTATCATCCTGATTTGTTGGACAGTTCGAGATAACAAGCGAATCGTGCACCACTAGTAATCAGATCATAATTCGACAAGCAAGTTGAGGCTATACTTGATGATCGAGTTGAGGGGAAAAACAAGAAGAATAGGAAAACTTATTATTTGATAACGTGGCATGGTTTGCCAGACTCTGAAGCTTCTTGGGAGAAGGATACTACATTGTGGAAATTTGAAGAACAAATTCAGGTTTACCTACATCAAAAAGAATCAACGAGGGCGTCGAGTTTAGATGGTGGGGGAGGTCTATAAACGGTTGGTCAAGCGGCCTAGAAATAATGCACAATAGTTGTGCATTATTGGAAACATGGCAGAGGCCATAAATACGGTGGCGCATTCAGAGTTACAACTAGGCAAAGGCATGGGACACACAGGGTTTGGACATGGCCAAAGATGCGAGATTAGCATCAAGAGGTGCCAAATGAGTTTGTCATATAACATGTGTGCATGAGGCATGCAGGCATGCAAGCAATACTTGCGTTAGCACACTTGCATCATTGGGAGAATGATGCTCAACAATGATTGCCGGACTTTGGCTGGCCAAAGCTATCATTGCGCAACAAGGCTGGATGACATGTGCCGGGCACATGGCCTTGACGGTTATGAGTTGGTTACTCGCAAATAATGTTTGCTTTATGCATTTCTAAGGCTAGGAACTGTATGGTTGGATTTGGGAAAGGAGTTAGGCAAGTTGGCACAGTTGGCCAACTGCCTTGTGTAAGATAAATCTGTAACTGCCTAACAGTAACTTGTATATAGTTTTGTAAGGCTATATAACCCTGATCTTGTGAAGGGATTGGGGATCCGGAACAAAAAGAGTTGTGTAACCCTAAGTGTGCAGTAATAATAAGGCTTCGGCCAAGATTAAAACTAAGTTTTGTTGGTGcatttgttccttgttttgtgTTGCTGTTTTATGCATCAAGTGGAGTGTGTGTGTTGGTTTGTTGGCTTGAAAAGATTGTGAATAGAACCTCTCTTTAGTATGGGCTAGAGTTTTGGCCAAGATTTGAAGAAATTGGCTAAGTGCAAGTTGGTTGAACTGTGTTGTGGAGCATAGTGCCATTGTGCAAACCTGTGACACGAATAATTGTGTTATGTTATATTATGATGCTTCTTACAGAGATAATTCTAATAGAATTGATATTGGCATTTATCTCATTGATGAAGCGGGGAATTATGGAGGTTGCAAAACAACCATATGCATAGCTAGAGATCCAGAAGAAGCTGAAAGTCTCGCAATCCTTGCAGCTGTTGAATGTGCAATGAATCTAAATTCAGAAGTGATCTGCAACAACAGTGATGCTAGGAATCTCTTACTTAAGAAATAAAGACAATCAGACTAGCTGGTTTAGTAGTTCTAGCTTAGATGATAGCACTTTCATTTTCAAAAATTTCAGCTTTTATGAAGTCAGACATGTTAGTAGAAATACAGAGTTTTTATCTTTAGTTGATGCAAAATATTGTAGACAGCACAATAGCTCATGTGAAAGGATGGGATCAGTGCCATCATTCCAAAACCAATTGTAAAACTCTTTTTGTTTAGTATAATTCTttttcctagcaaaaaaaaaaaaagaaaaaaagaaaagaaaagaaaaaagttatgGATATTCGACATGTTATATTGCAACAGGAAGCAATGAAGCTTAGCATTTTACTGAAATTCAAATTCGTAGCATTTCAAAAGGTAAGCTCAAAGGTCAATGCAATGATCAACCTGATTGAGaacaaaaagaaaattattttgcCACAACCACTCGAAAGCATATATATTATCAGAACATCAAGTATTAGAGCACTATAAGAACATATATATAGCCAATGTCAATGTAGTACGGTGGTAAAGTTATCGGGTGATGATACCAATAATCTGAACTCCAAACTCGTTCTTACTAAGTCCTTTATTGATTAAGAAAAGGGCCAAATTTTTCACCGatcaaaaaaagaacaagaacggATATAGTGTATCTTTGAGTTAAAGAGGTCATTATTCTAAACATTTGCCTGGGACACGTTACACATTTTCATCACCACTAGGTAGCGCAGAATAGCCGTCATGATGCGTATCGGTAGAGTCCTTTCTAACTTGCTCAACAGGAATGCATTTTAAGATAACTGCTACTACCAAGCTGACTGATCCTATTAAAATGCTTAGCAACCATAAGTGCCAACTTAGAGGAACCGTACTAGCAAAAGTTCCAAGGAACTCAATAATTAGTATCTGGAATGCCACAGTAGAAGTCATGACGCTTACGAATACCCAACTATCAAACATTCCACGAAAAATATTTATCTTCTCCATTTCACGGCTGTTTATCTCATTAAATACCTGTCAAAGAAAGACTTTGGTGGTTACTGAATCTGCAATATAAGAAATATGGTGCATGCCTTAAGTTTCAAGAAACGATATGCAAAGAGCGTAAACCACATACCTGACAAAATACAAAAGTATTAAAAATGAAAGTATTGAGAACCATAGTATCATGTGAATTATCTCCAAGCTTCAGAAGCCGTTTCCCGTCAAATTCAAGAATACCAAGAACAATTAGTTGATAAATACTCTGCCCAATTATATTCCTCCACATTGTTTTGGTAATGAAATTCACTCCTCTTCCAACAGGAGGTCTTTGCATTAACCCATTATTTGGCGGTTCTGTAGCTAATGCTAAAGCACCAAGGGTATCCATGATCATGTTAACCCAAAGTAATTGTACAGCGGTTAAAGGAGCAGACCCTGCAAGTTCCATGAAAAATATGATAACAGTTTTCTactaagaacaaaaaaaaaatggttctaCAATGCATGAGAGTGCATGGCATTATGATCATAATAGCAAACTTACCTGACAAGCACGCGGAAACAAAATTGATCATAAGAGCAACAACATTAACTGTCAACTGAAACTGCACGAACTTTTGAATGTTTATATAAACTGAACGACCCCATTTAGCTACCTTCACAATCGTTTGAAAGTTATCATCTAATATGATGACATCTGCATTCTCTTTTGCAACCTAGATACATTGACGAGATATGAAGTTAAGTATGCATGATAAGATACTAAAGTAAGGCGTGTTTTATTTGCAGAGCtgatcttttttcttttaataagaTGCAACTTCAGATACAAACCTCTGTGCCTGCTATGCCCATAGCTAGTCCAATATCTGCTTCATGTAGAGCAGGAGCATCGTTCGTTCCATCACCAGTTACTGCAACAACTTCGTCGAACATTTTTCTCAACTGAGTCACAAACGTGTGTTTGTCCAAAGGCAACGAACGAGCCATTACCTAAAAATAATGTCTCTTCCATTTAGATATCATTTGAAAGTTTTCTAGTCTATTAAGATTAGTTAAAAGGACTTTTAGGGGATGAGTCAATATGAACCTGAATTTTTGGTATCAGCTCCCTCGTTTCTTCTGGGCTTTTACTACGGAAGTCTGCGCCTTCTATTGCTATACCACCATCTGTAAATATCCCACACTCTCTAGCTATGGCTTTAGCTGTATTAATATTATCTCCAGTGACCATTCTCACAGTAATTCCTGCTGCTAAACAAGTCTGAACGGCTTCTTTTACTCCAGGTCTAAGTGGATCCTTAATTCCAACAACTGCTATAAGTGTATAACCTTCTTCAGGAATGTTAACTTTCTTCGACGTTTCCTCCATGTCCTTGTAAGCTAAACAAAGGGTTCTCAATGCTTCATTTGCAAAACCATCAATGATTTCGATAACTTTTCTGCTCTGGGTTTCTGATAGAGCAACAATTTCTCCTTTGTCATCAATTATCTTGCTACACATTTTTAGGATGATTTCCGAAGCCCCTTTGCAGAATGCTCTGGAACCACCATTTGGTAGACTCACTAGAACTGACATCCTCTTTCTGACTGAATTAAAAGGCTCAACTTTCACTATTTTAAATTCCTGTCGCTGACTATCAAAATCACCTCCCATTACCAGACCAAATTCTAACAAAGCAGATTCTGTTGGACTACCAATAACCGTGTTCTTTCCATCTTTTCCTTTGACTACTTCAGACCCCGTATTTTGAAATATGGATTGTAAAAGGGTGTCCATAGTTTTCTGGTTTAGCATAGACTTCAAATTTTCCACACCTTTATTCCCTTTGATTGCTTCAGTTTTATTGCTGACCCATATCTTGTCAACTACCATATGATTAGTTGTAAGTGTTCCTGTTTTGTCTGTGCATATACAAGTGGACGAACCCATAGTTTCACACGCCGAAAGATGTCTGACAAGAGCTCTATCATTCATCAGTTTCTTCATTGCAAAGGCAAGACTTAATGTTACAGCCAACGGCAAGCCTTCTGGAACGGCCACCACAACTATAGTCACAGCAGTAGCAAAATAATTGAGAAGCGTCAATGCATCGTCAGAAGTCCATTTTGATAACTCGTTGTGCATTACTTTTGTCACCAGAAGTCTTCCCGTAAGAACCATAAACGTCAAGATGGCAAAAGCCAAACCAATTTTTCCGATGATGGTGGCAACACCATTAAGCTTCACTTGTAATGGTGTCTCATCTTCACCTCCTTCATTCAAGGTTTCCATAAGCCTACCCCATTCAGTTCTCATACCCACTGAAGTTATCATCATTTTACCAGACCCGTCTTGTACTTTAGTCCCTGAAAGAAGAAACGGTTTTGCTTCGGATATATTCACTGGCTCACTCTCACCAGATAATCCTGACTCATCGATTAACAAACTATAACCCGAAATGAAAAATCCGTCAGCAGGAACCTGATCTCCAATAGAAAGATGAACAATATCTCCAACCACTAAATCATATATAGAAACTTTTTGTCGAGTTCCATCTCTGGTCACCTGGACtataatcttcttcttttccttgtcCAAGTCCTTGAACTGCAAAGATTGCTTGTAATCACTCACTGCCGTAACCATGACTACCAATATAATACTAAGTATAATTCCCAAGCCATCGTAAATACCCTTCGGCCACCCTTCAGTGGCAAGGCCAACTCCAACGGACACCACAGCACAAACTATAAGTATGATCAGAGTCAAGTCTTGTAATGCGTCCCACACAAATGATAAGAAACTTCTAGGAGGTTTCTCTGTGAATTGATTGGACCCGTATATATTTTGTCTCAAAGGTACCTCTGTTTCACTTATGCCATTATGGAGAGGCACACGAACTTTACTTGCAATTCCTTCTATTCCACCATGGAGTTTAAATCCCTTGGAATCATGACCACGGACGATTGATGCAAGTTCCCCTGGGTCAATGCCGAAGCCAGCCTTCTTAGCCTCATCTGAGAGCTTATAGTCAACCTTTTTAGCAGCTGGTTTACAACAAGAAGAATGCAATCAGAAAAGCTAAAAATTGGAGAGCAGCTTTCTGCGCATAATCAAATTAATCTAACTTAGTAATATATGATACATTGAAAGGTGAAATAAGGACAAGTTTGACG
This portion of the Papaver somniferum cultivar HN1 chromosome 11, ASM357369v1, whole genome shotgun sequence genome encodes:
- the LOC113323583 gene encoding calcium-transporting ATPase 4, plasma membrane-type-like isoform X1; this encodes MERYLRENFEVEHKNPSQEALRRWRSAVRVVKNPRRRFRMVADLVKRNEARQKVLKIQICQLIKLRKCFRLHCLAQHQYLKIMKNYPCCSQEKIRVALYVQKAALQFIDAAKKVDYKLSDEAKKAGFGIDPGELASIVRGHDSKGFKLHGGIEGIASKVRVPLHNGISETEVPLRQNIYGSNQFTEKPPRSFLSFVWDALQDLTLIILIVCAVVSVGVGLATEGWPKGIYDGLGIILSIILVVMVTAVSDYKQSLQFKDLDKEKKKIIVQVTRDGTRQKVSIYDLVVGDIVHLSIGDQVPADGFFISGYSLLIDESGLSGESEPVNISEAKPFLLSGTKVQDGSGKMMITSVGMRTEWGRLMETLNEGGEDETPLQVKLNGVATIIGKIGLAFAILTFMVLTGRLLVTKVMHNELSKWTSDDALTLLNYFATAVTIVVVAVPEGLPLAVTLSLAFAMKKLMNDRALVRHLSACETMGSSTCICTDKTGTLTTNHMVVDKIWVSNKTEAIKGNKGVENLKSMLNQKTMDTLLQSIFQNTGSEVVKGKDGKNTVIGSPTESALLEFGLVMGGDFDSQRQEFKIVKVEPFNSVRKRMSVLVSLPNGGSRAFCKGASEIILKMCSKIIDDKGEIVALSETQSRKVIEIIDGFANEALRTLCLAYKDMEETSKKVNIPEEGYTLIAVVGIKDPLRPGVKEAVQTCLAAGITVRMVTGDNINTAKAIARECGIFTDGGIAIEGADFRSKSPEETRELIPKIQVMARSLPLDKHTFVTQLRKMFDEVVAVTGDGTNDAPALHEADIGLAMGIAGTEVAKENADVIILDDNFQTIVKVAKWGRSVYINIQKFVQFQLTVNVVALMINFVSACLSGSAPLTAVQLLWVNMIMDTLGALALATEPPNNGLMQRPPVGRGVNFITKTMWRNIIGQSIYQLIVLGILEFDGKRLLKLGDNSHDTMVLNTFIFNTFVFCQVFNEINSREMEKINIFRGMFDSWVFVSVMTSTVAFQILIIEFLGTFASTVPLSWHLWLLSILIGSVSLVVAVILKCIPVEQVRKDSTDTHHDGYSALPSGDENV